A single genomic interval of Rhodoligotrophos appendicifer harbors:
- a CDS encoding IclR family transcriptional regulator, with amino-acid sequence MALARIKVSDHPEPAPGEGRVEPGTGTLDLALRVVEFLAHQPGPVPLTTIAKTFEASKATVYRHLQTLIRHGFARRDPDTGRYEVGIKLVVLGEAARNRFDVVQAARDELIHLRDKTAQAVTICSAIDNEVVVLELIQGQSVIEFGTRPGTRMKGHASAHGKIWLAFGPKSMLDHILSGHREAFTTETVVDDASLRAEIAAVQARGWSVAPNEVVTGVNALAAPIFDHRSALVGSVAIVGSTQFIPAQPEAAQVETVVETARRISRALGWRQT; translated from the coding sequence TTGGCTTTGGCGCGGATAAAGGTCTCCGATCATCCGGAACCGGCCCCGGGAGAGGGGCGGGTGGAGCCCGGGACGGGGACGCTCGATCTTGCCCTGCGGGTCGTGGAGTTTCTGGCGCACCAGCCGGGGCCCGTGCCGCTCACCACCATCGCCAAGACCTTCGAGGCCTCCAAAGCGACGGTCTATCGCCATCTGCAGACGCTGATCCGGCACGGTTTCGCCCGGCGCGATCCCGATACCGGGCGCTACGAAGTCGGGATCAAGCTCGTGGTGCTGGGAGAGGCGGCGCGCAACCGCTTCGACGTGGTGCAGGCGGCGCGCGACGAACTCATCCATCTGCGCGACAAGACGGCCCAGGCGGTGACCATCTGTTCGGCCATCGACAATGAGGTCGTGGTGCTGGAACTCATCCAGGGCCAGAGCGTCATCGAATTCGGCACGAGGCCCGGCACGCGGATGAAGGGCCATGCCAGCGCCCATGGCAAGATCTGGCTCGCCTTCGGGCCGAAATCCATGCTCGACCATATCCTCAGCGGCCATCGCGAGGCCTTCACCACGGAAACGGTGGTGGACGATGCCTCGCTCAGGGCCGAGATCGCGGCGGTGCAGGCCCGAGGCTGGTCGGTCGCCCCCAACGAGGTCGTCACCGGCGTGAACGCGCTCGCCGCTCCCATTTTCGATCACCGCAGCGCGCTCGTCGGCTCCGTGGCGATCGTCGGATCCACCCAGTTCATTCCCGCACAACCCGAGGCCGCGCAGGTCGAGACGGTCGTCGAGACCGCCCGCCGCATCTCGCGCGCCCTCGGCTGGAGACAGACATGA
- a CDS encoding aldo/keto reductase: protein MEIRNLGSSGLRVSLVGLGCNNFGGRLDLAATKDVIHAALDEGITLFDTADIYGGKGASETLMGEVLGDRRADIVLATKFGMDFDKDRGMTGASRRYIIAQVEQSLKRLKTDWIDLYQLHQPDPLTPIEETLRALDDLITQGKVRYIGCSNLAAWQVVEADWTAQGLGLNGFASCQDEYSLLRRGIEKELIPAIESYGLGLLPYFPLASGMLTGKYKAGEAPAGQTRFAAWTHLGERYMTEKNFAVVEKLTAFAAERNLTLLELAFSWLAANPSLSSVIAGATTPEQVKANARAIVYEFDEPELDEIDAITATP from the coding sequence ATGGAAATCCGCAATCTTGGCTCATCCGGCCTCCGCGTCTCCCTTGTCGGCCTCGGCTGCAACAATTTCGGCGGCCGCCTGGATCTCGCGGCCACCAAGGACGTCATCCATGCCGCCCTCGACGAGGGCATCACCCTCTTCGACACGGCCGACATCTATGGCGGCAAGGGCGCCTCCGAAACGCTCATGGGCGAGGTCCTCGGCGACCGCCGCGCCGACATCGTTCTCGCCACGAAGTTCGGCATGGATTTCGACAAGGATCGCGGCATGACCGGCGCCTCGCGCCGTTACATCATCGCCCAGGTCGAACAGAGCCTGAAGCGCCTGAAAACGGACTGGATCGATCTCTACCAGCTGCACCAGCCCGATCCCCTGACCCCCATCGAGGAGACGCTGCGCGCCCTCGACGACCTGATCACGCAGGGCAAGGTTCGCTATATCGGCTGCTCCAACCTCGCCGCCTGGCAGGTGGTCGAGGCCGACTGGACCGCCCAGGGCCTGGGGCTGAACGGCTTCGCCTCCTGCCAGGACGAGTACAGCCTGCTGCGGCGCGGCATCGAGAAGGAGCTGATTCCGGCCATCGAATCCTATGGCCTGGGGCTCCTGCCCTATTTCCCCCTCGCCAGCGGCATGCTCACCGGCAAGTACAAGGCAGGAGAGGCGCCCGCGGGCCAGACGCGCTTTGCCGCCTGGACCCATCTCGGCGAGCGCTACATGACGGAGAAGAATTTCGCCGTCGTGGAGAAGCTGACCGCCTTCGCCGCCGAGCGCAATCTGACCCTGCTGGAGCTGGCCTTCTCCTGGCTCGCCGCCAATCCCAGCCTCTCCAGCGTCATCGCCGGCGCCACCACCCCCGAACAGGTCAAGGCCAACGCCCGCGCCATCGTCTACGAATTCGACGAGCCCGAGCTCGACGAGATCGACGCCATCACCGCCACCCCCTGA
- a CDS encoding response regulator → MEALQKRRVLLVDDESEILTALEDLLEESYEVISTTSPKHALELLARMDDVAVIISDQRMPEMTGDQFLAQARGVSKAQAILLTGYADINAVISAVNTGGVVGYVHKPWDPELLRAIVANAADRYRLGRELALERALLQGLLESSGEAVSFKDAAGRFVRLNALKADSLGAEWSACLGRSEADFVDAARAETIARHEAQVIEGRKPVVETEDRVSGDDPARYFSVNRFPILDEQDQVSHVVTIERDITEQRLMEDRLRQSDKMQALGTLAGGVAHDFNNLLMAILGSLELAQRRMPQDERVSRYLDNAIMAGKRGAALTQRLLSFSRRKDLATQAVDVNRLVADMDELLERTLGGVVKVTLQAQDNLWSAEADPDQVELAILNLCINARDAMNDGGIITIATRNMHVEDEISDLAPGDFVVVSVTDTGTGMTEQVLRRALEPFFSTKAGKGTGLGLSMVYGLMTQLGGTVRIDSREGRGTKVELYLPRGQSALEAQETVAAPEIAKTQAARILLVDDDEGVREVTAAYLADLGHSLMEAADGPSALAILDKERPFDLLIADFAMPGMTGLDLARQTRAKRPKLPILLVTGHADMEETPEQMAVLVKPFQQAELAARIAELLRP, encoded by the coding sequence ATGGAGGCATTGCAGAAACGTAGGGTGCTGCTGGTCGACGACGAAAGCGAGATCCTGACGGCGCTCGAGGATTTGCTGGAGGAGAGCTACGAGGTGATCTCGACCACCTCGCCCAAGCATGCGCTGGAGCTGCTGGCGCGCATGGACGATGTCGCCGTCATCATCTCCGACCAGCGCATGCCGGAGATGACGGGAGACCAGTTCCTCGCGCAGGCCCGCGGCGTGAGCAAGGCGCAGGCGATCCTGCTCACGGGATATGCGGACATCAATGCGGTGATCTCGGCGGTGAATACCGGCGGCGTGGTCGGCTATGTGCACAAGCCCTGGGATCCGGAGCTGTTGCGGGCCATCGTCGCCAATGCGGCCGACCGCTACCGGCTGGGGCGGGAACTCGCCCTGGAGCGGGCGCTGCTGCAGGGGCTGCTGGAAAGCTCGGGAGAGGCGGTGTCGTTCAAGGACGCGGCCGGGCGCTTCGTGCGGCTGAACGCGCTGAAGGCGGACAGCCTCGGGGCCGAATGGAGCGCGTGCCTGGGCAGGAGCGAGGCCGATTTCGTCGATGCGGCCCGTGCCGAGACGATCGCCCGCCACGAGGCCCAGGTGATCGAGGGGCGCAAGCCCGTGGTCGAGACCGAGGACCGGGTCAGCGGCGACGATCCGGCGCGCTATTTCTCGGTGAACCGGTTTCCGATCCTGGACGAGCAGGACCAGGTCAGCCATGTGGTGACCATCGAGCGCGACATCACCGAGCAGCGCCTGATGGAGGACCGGCTGCGCCAGTCGGACAAGATGCAGGCGCTCGGCACCCTGGCGGGCGGGGTCGCGCATGACTTCAACAATCTGCTGATGGCGATCCTCGGCAGCCTGGAGCTGGCGCAGCGGCGGATGCCGCAGGACGAGCGGGTGTCGCGCTATCTGGACAATGCCATCATGGCGGGCAAGCGGGGGGCGGCCCTGACGCAGCGGCTGCTCTCCTTCAGCCGACGCAAGGACCTGGCGACCCAGGCGGTCGACGTGAACCGGCTGGTGGCGGACATGGACGAGCTCCTGGAGCGGACGCTCGGCGGCGTCGTCAAGGTGACGCTCCAGGCGCAGGACAATCTGTGGTCGGCGGAAGCCGATCCGGACCAGGTCGAACTCGCCATCCTCAATCTCTGCATCAATGCCCGCGACGCCATGAATGATGGCGGCATCATCACCATCGCCACGCGCAACATGCATGTTGAGGACGAGATCTCCGACCTGGCGCCGGGCGATTTCGTGGTCGTGTCGGTGACCGACACCGGTACGGGCATGACGGAGCAGGTGCTGCGGCGCGCCCTGGAGCCGTTCTTCTCCACCAAAGCGGGGAAGGGCACCGGGCTCGGCCTGTCCATGGTCTATGGGCTGATGACGCAGCTGGGCGGCACGGTGCGCATCGACAGCCGCGAGGGACGGGGCACGAAAGTCGAACTCTATCTGCCGCGGGGCCAGAGCGCGCTCGAAGCGCAGGAGACCGTGGCGGCGCCGGAGATCGCCAAGACCCAGGCGGCGCGCATCCTGCTGGTGGATGACGACGAGGGGGTGCGCGAAGTGACGGCGGCCTATCTCGCCGATCTCGGCCACAGCCTGATGGAGGCCGCCGACGGCCCCAGCGCGCTCGCGATCCTCGACAAGGAGCGGCCCTTCGACCTGCTCATCGCCGATTTCGCCATGCCGGGCATGACCGGCCTCGACCTCGCCCGGCAGACCCGGGCGAAGCGGCCGAAACTGCCGATCCTGCTGGTGACGGGCCATGCGGATATGGAGGAGACTCCGGAGCAGATGGCGGTGCTGGTGAAGCCGTTCCAACAGGCGGAGCTCGCCGCGCGGATCGCCGAGCTGTTGCGGCCGTGA